A genomic region of Magnolia sinica isolate HGM2019 chromosome 6, MsV1, whole genome shotgun sequence contains the following coding sequences:
- the LOC131248582 gene encoding rab GTPase-activating protein 22-like isoform X2 → MRALRRTHTSSSSWIHLRSVLYVVVSSSSSSSSPISDRNNFKSPWSRKRRKHPLSPEQWKSLFSQDGKLRDGGVKVLKKVRSGGVDPRIRAEVWPFLLGVKEYESLRRQCRQLVKRSNYSCKKLNEVGDISFEERYSFNLDVDSPSSEDVVSARESLSTEGDSPDDDDTHRLVNEEEASPSKSCIEDDEEIEDRSIVTHRRALGADTESSDSESSVEASGSMQMCPVFNVTKESHRELAKIESLEEKSSSRAQAAEDFATWQRIIRLDAVRASSEWVVYSPAQAAVSEARAWRAAEAVRLKDYDHLEPSGIFHAARLVAVLEAYALYDPEIGYCQGMSDLLSPIIAVIEEDHEAFWCFVGFMRKARHNFRLDEMGIRRQLNVVSKIIKSKDSHLYKHLEKLKAEDCFFVYRMVVVLFRRELSFEQTVCLWEVMWADQAAIRAGIGKSAWGRIRQRAPPTDDLLLYAIAACVLQRKKLIIEKYSSMDEIIRECNNMAGQLDVWKLLDDAHDLVVTLHDKIR, encoded by the exons ATGAGAGCCCTTAGGCGGACTCACACATCGTCATCTTCGTGGATCCATTTACGATCGGTTCTCTACGTTGTTGTCTCGTCATCGTCTTCTTCGTCGTCACCCATTTCAGATCG GAATAATTTTAAATCACCATGGTCCCGCAAGAgaaggaagcatcccctttcacCGGAACAGTGGAAAAGTCTATTTTCACAAGATGGAAAACTCCGAGATGGCGGAGTGAAAGTTCTAAAAAAAGTTCGCAGCGGG GGTGTCGACCCAAGAATCAGGGCGGAGGTTTGGCCTTTCCTACTTGGAGT AAAAGAATATGAGAGCCTGAGAAGACAATGCCGGCAGCTCGTAAAGCGCAGTAATTATAGTTGTAAGAAGTTGAACGAAGTAGGGGATATTAGTTTTGAAGAGAGGTATAGCTTTAATCTAGATGTAGATTCTCCTAGCTCTGAAGATGTGGTTAGTGCGAGGGAGTCCCTCTCCACTGAGGGAGACAGCCCAGATGATGATGACACCCATCGTCTAGTGAATGAGGAGGAAGCCTCTCCCTCCAAGTCATgtatagaagatgatgaagaaatagAAGATAGGAGCATTGTCACCCACCGGCGTGCTCTTGGGGCGGACACAGAATCTTCAGACTCCGAATCCTCGGTTGAAGCATCTGGAAGCATGCAAATGTGCCCAGTTTTCAACGTGACCAAAGAGAGCCATCGTGAGCTTGCCAAGATTGAATCTTTGGAGGAAAAGAGCTCCTCCAGAGCTCAGGCCGCCGAGGATTTTGCCACGTGGCAGAGGATAATCCGGCTCGACGCCGTGCGTGCCAGTTCCGAATGGGTTGTTTACTCACCGGCCCAGGCTGCAGTGTCAGAGGCCAGAGCATGGAGGGCGGCTGAAGCCGTCAGGCTGAAGGACTATGACCACCTAGAGCCGTCCGGGATATTCCACGCGGCGCGCCTGGTGGCTGTCCTCGAAGCATACGCGCTCTATGACCCAGAGATTGGTTACTGCCAGGGGATGAGCGACCTGTTGTCACCCATAATTGCTGTGATAGAGGAGGACCATGAAGCCTTTTGGTGTTTTGTTGGGTTTATGAGGAAGGCCCGGCACAACTTTAGGCTTGACGAGATGGGCATCAGGAGGCAGCTGAACGTAGTGTCCAAGATCATAAAATCCAAGGACTCACACCTCTACAAGCACCTGGAGAAGCTCAAAGCAGAAGACTGTTTCTTCGTTTACCGGATGGTGGTGGTCCTATTCAGGAGGGAGCTGAGCTTCGAGCAGACGGTGTGCCTGTGGGAGGTGATGTGGGCGGACCAGGCGGCGATCAGGGCCGGGATAGGGAAGTCCGCATGGGGAAGGATAAGGCAGAGGGCTCCACCAACGGATGACCTGCTGCTCTATGCGATTGCTGCATGCGTGCTGCAGAGGAAGAAGCTGATCATAGAGAAGTACAGCAGTATGGATGAGATTATAAGGGAATGCAACAACATGGCGGGGCAGCTCGATGTGTGGAAGCTGCTGGATGATGCCCATGACTTGGTGGTGACCCTACATGACAAAATACGATAG
- the LOC131248582 gene encoding rab GTPase-activating protein 22-like isoform X1, whose protein sequence is MRALRRTHTSSSSWIHLRSVLYVVVSSSSSSSSPISDRNNFKSPWSRKRRKHPLSPEQWKSLFSQDGKLRDGGVKVLKKVRSGGVDPRIRAEVWPFLLGVYDLNSTKAERNSIRTQNRKEYESLRRQCRQLVKRSNYSCKKLNEVGDISFEERYSFNLDVDSPSSEDVVSARESLSTEGDSPDDDDTHRLVNEEEASPSKSCIEDDEEIEDRSIVTHRRALGADTESSDSESSVEASGSMQMCPVFNVTKESHRELAKIESLEEKSSSRAQAAEDFATWQRIIRLDAVRASSEWVVYSPAQAAVSEARAWRAAEAVRLKDYDHLEPSGIFHAARLVAVLEAYALYDPEIGYCQGMSDLLSPIIAVIEEDHEAFWCFVGFMRKARHNFRLDEMGIRRQLNVVSKIIKSKDSHLYKHLEKLKAEDCFFVYRMVVVLFRRELSFEQTVCLWEVMWADQAAIRAGIGKSAWGRIRQRAPPTDDLLLYAIAACVLQRKKLIIEKYSSMDEIIRECNNMAGQLDVWKLLDDAHDLVVTLHDKIR, encoded by the exons ATGAGAGCCCTTAGGCGGACTCACACATCGTCATCTTCGTGGATCCATTTACGATCGGTTCTCTACGTTGTTGTCTCGTCATCGTCTTCTTCGTCGTCACCCATTTCAGATCG GAATAATTTTAAATCACCATGGTCCCGCAAGAgaaggaagcatcccctttcacCGGAACAGTGGAAAAGTCTATTTTCACAAGATGGAAAACTCCGAGATGGCGGAGTGAAAGTTCTAAAAAAAGTTCGCAGCGGG GGTGTCGACCCAAGAATCAGGGCGGAGGTTTGGCCTTTCCTACTTGGAGT CTATGACTTAAATAGTACGAAGGCGGAAAGAAATTCAATTAGGACACAGAACAG AAAAGAATATGAGAGCCTGAGAAGACAATGCCGGCAGCTCGTAAAGCGCAGTAATTATAGTTGTAAGAAGTTGAACGAAGTAGGGGATATTAGTTTTGAAGAGAGGTATAGCTTTAATCTAGATGTAGATTCTCCTAGCTCTGAAGATGTGGTTAGTGCGAGGGAGTCCCTCTCCACTGAGGGAGACAGCCCAGATGATGATGACACCCATCGTCTAGTGAATGAGGAGGAAGCCTCTCCCTCCAAGTCATgtatagaagatgatgaagaaatagAAGATAGGAGCATTGTCACCCACCGGCGTGCTCTTGGGGCGGACACAGAATCTTCAGACTCCGAATCCTCGGTTGAAGCATCTGGAAGCATGCAAATGTGCCCAGTTTTCAACGTGACCAAAGAGAGCCATCGTGAGCTTGCCAAGATTGAATCTTTGGAGGAAAAGAGCTCCTCCAGAGCTCAGGCCGCCGAGGATTTTGCCACGTGGCAGAGGATAATCCGGCTCGACGCCGTGCGTGCCAGTTCCGAATGGGTTGTTTACTCACCGGCCCAGGCTGCAGTGTCAGAGGCCAGAGCATGGAGGGCGGCTGAAGCCGTCAGGCTGAAGGACTATGACCACCTAGAGCCGTCCGGGATATTCCACGCGGCGCGCCTGGTGGCTGTCCTCGAAGCATACGCGCTCTATGACCCAGAGATTGGTTACTGCCAGGGGATGAGCGACCTGTTGTCACCCATAATTGCTGTGATAGAGGAGGACCATGAAGCCTTTTGGTGTTTTGTTGGGTTTATGAGGAAGGCCCGGCACAACTTTAGGCTTGACGAGATGGGCATCAGGAGGCAGCTGAACGTAGTGTCCAAGATCATAAAATCCAAGGACTCACACCTCTACAAGCACCTGGAGAAGCTCAAAGCAGAAGACTGTTTCTTCGTTTACCGGATGGTGGTGGTCCTATTCAGGAGGGAGCTGAGCTTCGAGCAGACGGTGTGCCTGTGGGAGGTGATGTGGGCGGACCAGGCGGCGATCAGGGCCGGGATAGGGAAGTCCGCATGGGGAAGGATAAGGCAGAGGGCTCCACCAACGGATGACCTGCTGCTCTATGCGATTGCTGCATGCGTGCTGCAGAGGAAGAAGCTGATCATAGAGAAGTACAGCAGTATGGATGAGATTATAAGGGAATGCAACAACATGGCGGGGCAGCTCGATGTGTGGAAGCTGCTGGATGATGCCCATGACTTGGTGGTGACCCTACATGACAAAATACGATAG
- the LOC131248582 gene encoding rab GTPase-activating protein 22-like isoform X3 has protein sequence MRALRRTHTSSSSWIHLRSVLYVVVSSSSSSSSPISDRYDLNSTKAERNSIRTQNRKEYESLRRQCRQLVKRSNYSCKKLNEVGDISFEERYSFNLDVDSPSSEDVVSARESLSTEGDSPDDDDTHRLVNEEEASPSKSCIEDDEEIEDRSIVTHRRALGADTESSDSESSVEASGSMQMCPVFNVTKESHRELAKIESLEEKSSSRAQAAEDFATWQRIIRLDAVRASSEWVVYSPAQAAVSEARAWRAAEAVRLKDYDHLEPSGIFHAARLVAVLEAYALYDPEIGYCQGMSDLLSPIIAVIEEDHEAFWCFVGFMRKARHNFRLDEMGIRRQLNVVSKIIKSKDSHLYKHLEKLKAEDCFFVYRMVVVLFRRELSFEQTVCLWEVMWADQAAIRAGIGKSAWGRIRQRAPPTDDLLLYAIAACVLQRKKLIIEKYSSMDEIIRECNNMAGQLDVWKLLDDAHDLVVTLHDKIR, from the exons ATGAGAGCCCTTAGGCGGACTCACACATCGTCATCTTCGTGGATCCATTTACGATCGGTTCTCTACGTTGTTGTCTCGTCATCGTCTTCTTCGTCGTCACCCATTTCAGATCG CTATGACTTAAATAGTACGAAGGCGGAAAGAAATTCAATTAGGACACAGAACAG AAAAGAATATGAGAGCCTGAGAAGACAATGCCGGCAGCTCGTAAAGCGCAGTAATTATAGTTGTAAGAAGTTGAACGAAGTAGGGGATATTAGTTTTGAAGAGAGGTATAGCTTTAATCTAGATGTAGATTCTCCTAGCTCTGAAGATGTGGTTAGTGCGAGGGAGTCCCTCTCCACTGAGGGAGACAGCCCAGATGATGATGACACCCATCGTCTAGTGAATGAGGAGGAAGCCTCTCCCTCCAAGTCATgtatagaagatgatgaagaaatagAAGATAGGAGCATTGTCACCCACCGGCGTGCTCTTGGGGCGGACACAGAATCTTCAGACTCCGAATCCTCGGTTGAAGCATCTGGAAGCATGCAAATGTGCCCAGTTTTCAACGTGACCAAAGAGAGCCATCGTGAGCTTGCCAAGATTGAATCTTTGGAGGAAAAGAGCTCCTCCAGAGCTCAGGCCGCCGAGGATTTTGCCACGTGGCAGAGGATAATCCGGCTCGACGCCGTGCGTGCCAGTTCCGAATGGGTTGTTTACTCACCGGCCCAGGCTGCAGTGTCAGAGGCCAGAGCATGGAGGGCGGCTGAAGCCGTCAGGCTGAAGGACTATGACCACCTAGAGCCGTCCGGGATATTCCACGCGGCGCGCCTGGTGGCTGTCCTCGAAGCATACGCGCTCTATGACCCAGAGATTGGTTACTGCCAGGGGATGAGCGACCTGTTGTCACCCATAATTGCTGTGATAGAGGAGGACCATGAAGCCTTTTGGTGTTTTGTTGGGTTTATGAGGAAGGCCCGGCACAACTTTAGGCTTGACGAGATGGGCATCAGGAGGCAGCTGAACGTAGTGTCCAAGATCATAAAATCCAAGGACTCACACCTCTACAAGCACCTGGAGAAGCTCAAAGCAGAAGACTGTTTCTTCGTTTACCGGATGGTGGTGGTCCTATTCAGGAGGGAGCTGAGCTTCGAGCAGACGGTGTGCCTGTGGGAGGTGATGTGGGCGGACCAGGCGGCGATCAGGGCCGGGATAGGGAAGTCCGCATGGGGAAGGATAAGGCAGAGGGCTCCACCAACGGATGACCTGCTGCTCTATGCGATTGCTGCATGCGTGCTGCAGAGGAAGAAGCTGATCATAGAGAAGTACAGCAGTATGGATGAGATTATAAGGGAATGCAACAACATGGCGGGGCAGCTCGATGTGTGGAAGCTGCTGGATGATGCCCATGACTTGGTGGTGACCCTACATGACAAAATACGATAG